The segment GCGATCTCGGGAGCTTCCACCGCAAAGAGCTTCTTGATGAGCTGCGGATGCGTTCGCGAAAGGCGGATACTGATACCTCGTGGAGATTCCGTCACGTCTATCACATATGCCTTTATCCTTCCCCCTTGGCGGTATCGTTCACCGGGAATCTGTTCCTCTGCCGGCAAGATGGCAACAGTCCTACCGAGATCAACAAACACGTTGCCGTGTTCAACTCTCTGCACGATGCCGTTTACCACTTCCCCTTTCTTCCCCGTATATTCGCCCATAACCGAAACCTTCTCTGCTTCTCGGATCTTTTGGATGATAACCTGCTTTGCGGTTTGCGCCGCAATGCGTCCGTAATCGTCCTTTGGTTCCAGAGGAAAAACGATTTCTTCGTCAAGCGCCGCGTCTTTCTTTATTTTTCTCGCGTCCTCAAGAAGGATATGGTGTTCGGGATTAAAGCGCGGACGCAGGTCTTGCTCCTCTTCCCCTTCTGCACCTTCTTTTGGTTCTTTGGGAGTAGTGTCCTCTTCCTCGCTTTCTTCAACCATGCGCACCGTGGAGTCATCAACGACGATCTTTACTTGAGAGAATTCGGTTTTCCCCGAGCTCTGGTCAAATGACGCACGAATAATCTGCCCCTTCTTGCCGTAGTCTTTTTTGTAGGCAGCTGCGAGAGCTTGTTCAATCGCTTCCAGGATTTTTTCTTTTGGAATTCCGCGCTCTTCTTCAAGTTGTTCAAGGGCGGAATTGAATATTTTAATATCAAGCATAGTGATGTGGAATGAAAAATTTAAAAAAATGAGCCCGTTTCGTAACGGACTTTAATGAAAGCAGTATAACAAATGACGCAAGAATGTCAACTCCCTGTACAGGCTATTGACTTATGGCGAGCGGTCGATATACTGATATTATTCCTATGAAAAGGCACTTCGTACGGGTTCCGTCCCTACGCGGTGCCTTTTCTTTTTGCAATCTTCTCCTCTAGCTTATCCATATAGACCATCTTGTCCCTCGCGGACCTCCTCAAGAGTGTAGAGCATTTCTTTTTGTGCGGACTTAAAACTGCGATAAGTTTTTTATTGTCATATAAATAGCGCGCAAGCGAATAAAAATCACCGTCGCTTGATACAAGTACCGCTCGATCATAGGCTGGATAGTCAATCATTGCTTGCAAAACTAAGTCTGCGTCAACATTCCCCTTAACACCGCTGTTTCCGTCTGGTAGCACGGGTTTGAACTTAAGGATAAATCCTGCCTTTTGCAATTCATCATATATATCATTATGTTCCGGCATAAAGCCGATAAATAGATACGCGCTGGTAACATCATATTTGTGTTTTAAGTACACACGAAAACGGGTCCAGTCTATTACCCAGCCCAAATCTTTTTTTGTCCCTTTATACACGTTTTGACTATCAATGAACGCGTAATTATTTTCCTGTTTTTGCATTATTTGTTCTTTCTACGGTGGTCCTTCCATAAGAACATCCTCCCACATTCCACACCTTCATTCAAGCCATTTTGCATTTCGCCCGACATCGTCCCAATAACCTGCATATGCTCAAGGTCTTCGAATCCCGGGCGTAAAGCAAGCAGTTGCTTTACTCGCCCTCACTTCATTCGGGACGCCGGGANNNNNNNNNNNNNNNNNNNNNNNNNNNNNNNNNNNNNNNNNNNNNNNNNNNNNNNNNNNNNNNNNNNNNNNNNNNNNNNNNNNNNNNNNNNNNNNNNNNNTCGGGACGCCGGGATTCGAACCCGGAGTCACCTGCTCCCAAAGCAGGGATGTTAGCCGTTACACCACGTCCCGTCTTTAATTTCCTCCTTTCCTCTTACACTCTTTAAACTAAAAACAAGACTCTGGCTAACATGTCAGCCGTGCTACCATGTTTACTCGCACGTCCTGTTTTTTATTCCGCATCCCGTTAGGTTACCAGAATGTAAAACATCTTACCATTTTGAGCAATAATTACAACCTTTTTTGTTCATAAAGGACATTATTTAAAATGTCCTTTATGATGTCGGTTCCCTTTCATTCTATAAAACTATATTTTCCGTAAACCGTATCTTTGCTTCCTTGTTTTTCACGTCCAGAAATACAGCCACGATGTCTATTTGCCAGAGCGTTTCACCTGAAACGTTCTTTTCAGCCAAATAACTCTGTATGGTGCGGTAAAGTCTCTTGATTTTCCACGGATGAACGTTTTCTTCTGGTCTATCACTGTTCAGTGTTTCTTGTGAAACGTTTCGTATGTTTTCACGGGAAACCGTTTTTACCTCAACAAACCGCAATACGCCACCCTTTTTTGCAACGATATCGATCTCTCCCCACTTTTTAAGATAATTCCTGTCTATGACGTCAAATTGCTGTTTCATGAGGAACAAAGATGCAACATCCTCTCCTAGTTTACCAACATACTGTCTGTGTTTTTTTACGCTGTTATTCATGAAACAAAACACTAACGGTAATGGATAAGAACTTTTCCAACATCTCTTGAGAATAGGCTTTTCATGAGTAACTGTTCCACGTGTAACCGATGATATTTCTTTTACTTAGTTTCACGTGAAACGTTTTTGCAAACCCAACTAAAAAACTCATTAAAAAAGGTCACTATTCGCATATAATCCTTAT is part of the Patescibacteria group bacterium genome and harbors:
- a CDS encoding YraN family protein translates to MNNSVKKHRQYVGKLGEDVASLFLMKQQFDVIDRNYLKKWGEIDIVAKKGGVLRFVEVKTVSRENIRNVSQETLNSDRPEENVHPWKIKRLYRTIQSYLAEKNVSGETLWQIDIVAVFLDVKNKEAKIRFTENIVL
- the nusA gene encoding transcription termination factor NusA, which translates into the protein MLDIKIFNSALEQLEEERGIPKEKILEAIEQALAAAYKKDYGKKGQIIRASFDQSSGKTEFSQVKIVVDDSTVRMVEESEEEDTTPKEPKEGAEGEEEQDLRPRFNPEHHILLEDARKIKKDAALDEEIVFPLEPKDDYGRIAAQTAKQVIIQKIREAEKVSVMGEYTGKKGEVVNGIVQRVEHGNVFVDLGRTVAILPAEEQIPGERYRQGGRIKAYVIDVTESPRGISIRLSRTHPQLIKKLFAVEAPEIASGVVEIKSIAREAGARSKIAVLTNDEKVDPIGACVGQRGIRVSTVTNELAGEKIDIIEWSSDPGTFVAAALSPAKIIDIKVNEEEKRAKVIVAEDQLSLAIGKGGQNVRLAAKLTGWRIDIEGAGGDVVVAVNGEEVNIANNTIEQKETELTAEGKETEEVEKEIEEKELAEEIVEEETGEVRHAETEDMENITPEDVEEAIDKEEEKEGMSEDAGK
- a CDS encoding NYN domain-containing protein → MQKQENNYAFIDSQNVYKGTKKDLGWVIDWTRFRVYLKHKYDVTSAYLFIGFMPEHNDIYDELQKAGFILKFKPVLPDGNSGVKGNVDADLVLQAMIDYPAYDRAVLVSSDGDFYSLARYLYDNKKLIAVLSPHKKKCSTLLRRSARDKMVYMDKLEEKIAKRKGTA